The Chroicocephalus ridibundus chromosome 2, bChrRid1.1, whole genome shotgun sequence genome includes a region encoding these proteins:
- the ACKR4 gene encoding atypical chemokine receptor 4, with amino-acid sequence MGWDMNNSTDYWIEDEEDDLNSVIDYNTYELLCEKSDVRNFSKLFLPVFYALAFTVGVAGNSLVVAIYAYCKKPKTKTDVYIMHLAIADLLLLFTLPFWAANAVQGWELGNSMCKLTSSLYTMNFSSSMLLLACISLDRYRATSESQGQRRIGKRCSVTCICVWLFAIFLSIPELIFNQVKKHNDRNECLPVFPVNMETVLKATIQILEIILEFLLPFLVMLICYSATARAIFRSANAKKSRPFMVLLAVVATFIITQLPYNIVKFWRAIDIIYMLITDCDTSKTIDVALQVTKSIALFHACLNPLLYVFLGASFKMHIMKIAKNYGYWRRQQQNGQPEEISMNYEDHTEETISFTI; translated from the coding sequence ATGGGCTGGGATATGAATAACTCAACTGATTACTGGattgaggatgaggaggatgatcTCAACTCTGTTATAGATTACAATACATACGAGCTTCTCTGTGAAAAAAGTGATGTGAGAAATTTCAGTAAATTATTCCTGCCTGTGTTCTATGCACTGGCTTTCACTGTTGGAGTTGCTGGAAATTCATTAGTGGTCGCAATTTATGCCTACTGCAAGAAACCGAAGACTAAGACGGATGTGTACATCATGCATCTAGCCATTGCTGATTTGCTCTTGCTCTTTACACTGCCTTTTTGGGCTGCAAATGCAGTGCAGGGATGGGAACTTGGAAACTCCATGTGCAAGCTCACTTCTTCTCTATACACCATGAATTTCAGCTCTAGCATGCTgctcctggcctgtatcagcttGGATAGATACAGGGCCACTTCTGAATCCCAAGGTCAAAGAAGAATTGGTAAACGCTGCAGTGTTACCTGCATCTGCGTCTGGCTATTTGCCATTTTCCTCAGTATCCCTGAACTGATATTCAATCAAGTCAAGAAACACAATGACAGGAATGAATGCCTTCCTGTATTTCCAGTGAACATGGAAACAGTCTTAAAAGCAACCATTCAAATCCTGGAAATTATCCTggaatttctgcttcctttcctagTAATGCTGATCTGCTATTCGGCTACTGCTCGAGCAATCTTTAGATCTGCAAATGCTAAAAAATCTAGACCTTTCATGGTCCTGCTGGCAGTAGTGGCTACTTTCATTATTACCCAGCTACCTTACAACATTGTTAAGTTCTGGCGAGCCATAGATATTATCTACATGTTGATTACTGACTGTGATACAAGTAAAACCATAGACGTTGCACTCCAGGTCACCAAGAGCATAGCTTTGTTTCACGCCTGCCTGAACCCTCTCCTCTATGTCTTTCTGGGTGcctcttttaaaatgcatattatgAAAATTGCAAAAAATTATGGATACTGGAGAAGACAACAACAGAATGGACAACCTGAAGAAATTTCTATGAATTATGAAGACCATACTGAAGAAACAATTAGCTTCACTATATAG